A genomic window from Sorex araneus isolate mSorAra2 chromosome 2, mSorAra2.pri, whole genome shotgun sequence includes:
- the HAUS1 gene encoding HAUS augmin-like complex subunit 1 isoform X1 has product MEAREEKEAQVAAWLKKVFGDHPIPQYEVNSRTTEILHHLSERNRVRDRDVSLVIEDLKQKAGEYESEAKHLQDLLMESVSLSPACLSSTGSRYLNALVDSAMALEAKDTSLTSFIPAVNDLTSNLFATKCKNEEIKLELTKLEKNLTATLVLEKCLREDLKKAELHLSTEKAKADNRLQNMDFLKAKSEEFRSGIKTAEEQLSARGMDSSLSHQSLVALSEKLTELKQQTIPLKKKLESYLDLMPNPSLAQVKIEEAKRELDAIEAELTKKVNMMEL; this is encoded by the exons ATGGAAGCGCGGGAGGAGAAGGAAGCGCAG GTGGCTGCATGGTTAAAGAAGGTATTTGGAGACCATCCCATCCCACAGTACGAAGTGAATTCACGGACCACAGAGATTTTACATCATCTTTCAGAACGCAATAGGGTCCGGGACAGAGATGTCAGTCTTGTCATTGAGGACTTGAAGCAGAAAGCTGGTGAATATGAATCAGAAG CTAAGCATCTTCAAGACCTTCTCATGGAGAGTGTCAGCTTGTCCCCCGCCTGTCTTTCTAGCACTGGTTCCAGGTACCTGAATGCTTTGGTTGATAGTGCAATGGCCCTGGAAGCAAAGGATACCTCACTAACTAG ttttatccCTGCAGTGAATGATTTGACCTCTAATCTTTTTGCTACCAAAtgcaaaaatgaagaaatcaagctcGAATTGACCAAACTCGAAAAGAATCTAACTGCCACTTTGGTATTAGAAAAATGTCTAAGAGA GGATCTCAAGAAAGCAGAGCTGCATCTGTCTACAGAAAAGGCCAAAGCTGACAATCGTCTTCAGAATATGGACTTCCTAAAGGCCAAGTCAGAGGAGTTCAGATCTGGAATCAAAACTGCAGAG GAGCAACTTTCAGCCAGAGGTATGGACTCATCTCTGTCTCATCAGTCATTAGTGGCACTTTCAGAG AAATTGACAGAACTGAAACAACAGACGATACCTTTGAAGAAAAAATTGGAGTCCTATTTAGACTTAATGCCG aatccATCTCTTGCTCAGGTGAAAATTGAAGAAGCAAAGCGAGAACTA GATGCCATTGAAGCTGAGCTGACAAAGAAAGTAAACATGATGGAACTGTGA
- the HAUS1 gene encoding HAUS augmin-like complex subunit 1 isoform X2, whose amino-acid sequence MEAREEKEAQVAAWLKKVFGDHPIPQYEVNSRTTEILHHLSERNRVRDRDVSLVIEDLKQKAGEYESEAKHLQDLLMESVSLSPACLSSTGSRYLNALVDSAMALEAKDTSLTSFIPAVNDLTSNLFATKCKNEEIKLELTKLEKNLTATLVLEKCLREDLKKAELHLSTEKAKADNRLQNMDFLKAKSEEFRSGIKTAEEQLSARGMDSSLSHQSLVALSEKLTELKQQTIPLKKKLESYLDLMPNPSLAQVKIEEAKRELIF is encoded by the exons ATGGAAGCGCGGGAGGAGAAGGAAGCGCAG GTGGCTGCATGGTTAAAGAAGGTATTTGGAGACCATCCCATCCCACAGTACGAAGTGAATTCACGGACCACAGAGATTTTACATCATCTTTCAGAACGCAATAGGGTCCGGGACAGAGATGTCAGTCTTGTCATTGAGGACTTGAAGCAGAAAGCTGGTGAATATGAATCAGAAG CTAAGCATCTTCAAGACCTTCTCATGGAGAGTGTCAGCTTGTCCCCCGCCTGTCTTTCTAGCACTGGTTCCAGGTACCTGAATGCTTTGGTTGATAGTGCAATGGCCCTGGAAGCAAAGGATACCTCACTAACTAG ttttatccCTGCAGTGAATGATTTGACCTCTAATCTTTTTGCTACCAAAtgcaaaaatgaagaaatcaagctcGAATTGACCAAACTCGAAAAGAATCTAACTGCCACTTTGGTATTAGAAAAATGTCTAAGAGA GGATCTCAAGAAAGCAGAGCTGCATCTGTCTACAGAAAAGGCCAAAGCTGACAATCGTCTTCAGAATATGGACTTCCTAAAGGCCAAGTCAGAGGAGTTCAGATCTGGAATCAAAACTGCAGAG GAGCAACTTTCAGCCAGAGGTATGGACTCATCTCTGTCTCATCAGTCATTAGTGGCACTTTCAGAG AAATTGACAGAACTGAAACAACAGACGATACCTTTGAAGAAAAAATTGGAGTCCTATTTAGACTTAATGCCG aatccATCTCTTGCTCAGGTGAAAATTGAAGAAGCAAAGCGAGAACTA ATTTTCTAG